One Solanum pennellii chromosome 10, SPENNV200 genomic region harbors:
- the LOC107032332 gene encoding UPF0481 protein At3g47200-like — MDKLSSKGTMFSKEEGRSIRGDEIFPNEYLITIREGSNSKSHDISEDDRQWLYSLDKISKEYLGSLQSPKIQKVPKMHREIESNVRCYEPLVVSIGPFHHGKPELQLMEKHKNLLAHQFAVDQETREGVLPWLLTNSVSLAELYRKVKDIIPVVKECYDEDSIKDYNDKELAHMMFLDGCFILEYLHCIVTGNYKELKMKSHDIAFIRRDLFLLENQLPFEVLDVLMSCKFKDSEGMEMIKKFI, encoded by the coding sequence atgGACAAACTATCTTCTAAAGGAACAATGTTTAGTAAAGAAGAAGGTAGGAGCATCCGCGGCGATGAAATATTTCCTAATGAATATCTCATCACAATTCGTGAAGGTTCAAACTCGAAATCTCATGACATCAGTGAAGATGACAGACAATGGCTATATTCATTGGACAAGATCAGCAAAGAGTACCTTGGCTCATTGCAGAGTCCAAAAATTCAAAAGGTACCAAAAATGCATCGCGAGATTGAATCAAACGTAAGGTGTTATGAGCCTCTTGTGGTTTCTATTGGTCCATTTCACCATGGAAAACCAGAACTTCAACTTATGGAGAAGCACAAGAATCTACTGGCACATCAATTTGCTGTTGATCAAGAAACACGCGAAGGGGTCTTACCATGGCTTTTGACAAATTCAGTGTCCCTTGCTGAGCTTTACAGAAAGGTCAAGGACATTATACCTGTTGTCAAGGAGTGTTATGATGAGGACTCGATCAAAGATTACAACGACAAGGAGTTGGCACATATGATGTTCCTGGATGGATGCTTCATCCTTGAATACCTTCACTGCATTGTGACGGGGAACTATAAGGAGCTGAAAATGAAGAGCCATGATATAGCTTTCATTCGTCGTGATCTTTTCTTACTTGAAAATCAGTTACCATTTGAAGTCCTGGATGTGTTAATGAGCTGTAAGTTCAAGGACAGTGAAGGAATGGAGATGATAAAAAAGTTCATCTAG
- the LOC107001615 gene encoding putative UPF0481 protein At3g02645, whose protein sequence is MNFLSKICGGECSALSKEKSTKTRLPAHLLELLKTNLINPKAFSEGGCYLRGDWCSYRSAMELRRAGIRFRPGKSRHLSDIKFTSFHCSALLTLPPITIDDSTKSQFLNLAAYEACPDTPDDFGITSYVSFMDSLIDHAEDVKELRSKGILLNFLGSDQEVADLFNELARDLVPNPHAFVDVKDKIEKHYNNKGKIWIAEWKNTHFNTPWTVFAFIAALFVIGLQVTDTFLAGIQTFYAVHPKKD, encoded by the coding sequence ATGAACTTTCTTAGCAAGATTTGTGGAGGAGAATGTTCTGCCCTTAGCAAAGAAAAAAGCACGAAAACTCGGCTTCCTGCTCATCTCCTTGAGCTTTTAAAAACAAATCTCATAAACCCAAAGGCTTTCTCAGAAGGTGGTTGCTATCTAAGGGGTGACTGGTGCTCGTATCGTTCAGCTATGGAACTACGTAGAGCAGGAATCCGTTTCAGGCCTGGAAAGAGTCGTCATCTTTCTGACATTAAGTTCACTTCATTTCATTGCTCAGCTCTTTTAACACTTCCACCTATAACCATAGATGATTCAACCAAGTCACAGTTTTTAAACTTAGCCGCGTATGAAGCATGTCCTGATACACCAGATGACTTTGGAATTACGTCTTATGTTAGTTTCATGGATTCACTTATCGATCATGCTGAAGACGTGAAGGAGCTGAGGTCAAAAGGTATACTACTTAACTTTCTTGGAAGTGATCAAGAAGTAGCAGATCTGTTCAATGAATTAGCAAGAGATTTGGTGCCGAATCCACATGCCTTTGTTGATGTGAAAGACAAAATTGAGAAACATTACAACAACAAAGGCAAAATTTGGATTGCTGAATGGAAGAACACTCATTTTAACACTCCATGGACTGTTTTTGCATTCATCGCAGCACTTTTTGTCATTGGTTTGCAAGTCACTGATACATTTTTAGCAGGCATCCAAACCTTCTATGCAGTCCATCCAAAAAAAGACTAG
- the LOC107032331 gene encoding probable O-methyltransferase 3, with protein MADHNENLTPSELLQAETQSWNQLYFFIEHVALKCALQLDIPNVITKHDKPMTISKLMSSLPISPSKYPYFHRLTRILIHYGFLILQKHDDNNVDDDKGCYSLAPADCYVAKDGPWNSMEDQDTFFFKAWSCLGDWFKNDDPSAFYTAYGDLFWSKLSSDSSTGNWFNENMSRDSRSFMNVLIGNEYKDVFKGLTSLVDVGGGTGTVAMSIAKSFPDMKCIVLDLPPVVANLQGSENLEFVAGDMFQKIPPANAVLLKSILHDWNDEECVKILKNCKEALRGSGKVIIIDMVMENTELDDETVHAKLFIDMLMMVFVGSKERNKKEWEKLFLISGFTSYKIVLTLGLRSVIELYP; from the exons ATGGCTGATCATAATGAGAACCTCACTCCTAGTGAGCTTCTTCAAGCTGAAACACAGTCATGGAACCAACTCTATTTCTTCATAGAACATGTAGCATTGAAATGTGCACTTCAATTGGACATACCTAATGTCATCACCAAACATGACAAACCAATGACAATATCAAAACTCATGTCTTCCCTCCCTATTAGCCCTTCAAAATATCCCTATTTTCACCGCCTTACACGAATATTAATTCATTATGGCTTCTTGATTCTACAAAAACATGATGATAACAACGTTGATGATGATAAAGGGTGTTATTCGCTTGCACCAGCTGATTGCTATGTAGCGAAAGACGGGCCCTGGAACTCGATGGAAGATCAAGatacttttttctttaaagCATGGAGTTGTTTAGGTGATTGGTTCAAGAATGATGATCCAAGTGCATTTTATACAGCATATGGAGACTTATTCTGGAGTAAACTTTCAAGTGATTCAAGTACTGGTAATTGGTTTAACGAAAACATGTCTAGAGATTCACGATCATTCATGAACGTGTTGATTGGCAACGAGTATAAGGATGTGTTCAAAGGATTAACATCTTTAGTAGATGTTGGAGGAGGGACTGGAACCGTCGCAATGTCCATAGCCAAAAGTTTCCCTGACATGAAATGTATTGTTCTTGATCTTCCTCCTGTTGTGGCTAACTTGCAGGGAAGTGAAAACTTGGAGTTTGTAGCAGGGGATATGTTTCAGAAAATTCCTCCTGCTAATGCTGTCTTACTCAAG TCAATTTTGCATGACTGGAATGATGAAGAATGtgtgaaaatattgaaaaactGCAAGGAGGCATTAAGAGGTAGTGGAAAAGTTATAATTATAGACATGGTGATGGAAAATACGGAATTGGATGATGAAACTGTCCACGCAAAACTCTTTATAGACATGTTGATGATGGTTTTTGTGGGTAGCAAAGAGAGGAACAAGAAAGAATGGGAAAAACTTTTCTTAATTTCTGGTTTTACTAGTTACAAAATTGTTTTGACTCTTGGTTTGAGGTCTGTCATTGAGCTCTACCCTTAG
- the LOC107032333 gene encoding mitochondrial fission 1 protein A-like: protein MEAKINRLFGPIVTFINGGDQLPWTSPDIVVGCEREVADANKGASDEGQNESIMRLSWALVHSKQPEDVQRGIAMLEASLANASSPLQQREKLYLLAVGYYRSGEYSRSRELTVQCLEIAPDWRQALSLKKAIEDRITKDGVIGIGITVTTIGLIAGGIIASFVRRK, encoded by the exons ATGGAGGCCAAAATCAACCGATTATTTGGGCCAATTGTTACATTCATCAATGGAGGGGACCAACTTCCTTGGACCTCACCTGACATTGTTGTT GGCTGCGAGAGAGAAGTTGCAGATGCTAACAAAGGTGCCTCTGATGAAGGACAGAATGAGAGTATTATGAGATTGTCATGGGCTCTTGTTCATTCTAAACAACCTGAAGATGTGCAACGAGGGATAGCTATGCTTGAGG CTTCACTTGCCAACGCCAGTAGTCCACTACAGCAGCGAGAAAAGCTTTATCTTTTAGCTGTTGGATATTACAGAAGTGGGGAATATTCAAGGAGCAGAGAGCTTACAGTTCAATGTCTCGAG ATTGCACCTGATTGGAGACAAGCTTTATCGCTTAAGAAGGCTATTGAAGATAGAATTACTAAAG ATGGTGTCATTGGTATAGGAATCACTGTGACCACTATAGGACTCATTGCTGGTGGGATTATAGCATCGTTTGTACGAAGAAAATGA
- the LOC107002737 gene encoding uncharacterized protein At5g39865, which translates to MGCSASRSYDFVTTDPQNPWNSSSSSHSQSPYSYSDSSSTPVSRTLSLPTPLVHHPAMCKGDTHHLVSLTSTTYGSLVLIDPQIPNPNPNPNFHGGNFKNPTTQMTKSLNGTEPQDPLSPDSVINTWELMEGLDEFDFHMVQSKIESPRKVKSKSLDIHSELDTSELEKTYEFVEHSDSKPLWKHLSEEQLLAKMDPNVASSYRQALSSKRFVYKESEDCPKPEIVSSIELKSSNTSLLAENDFHLKGKEDKIQPEIANAIELESSNASLLSSLLPNNDVHLKGTEDKIVLYFTSLRGIRKTYEECCTVRTIFRGFRVCVDERDVSMDSSYRKELQSVLDGKVISLPQVFIGGKYIGGAEEIKQLHEAGELAELVEGFAVKHSGFVCGSCGDARFVPCPNCNGSRKVFEEEEGKLRRCPSCNENGLIRCTGCCP; encoded by the coding sequence ATGGGGTGTTCAGCTTCTCGTTCCTATGATTTTGTTACAACAGATCCACAAAATCCATGgaattcttcatcttcttcacatTCACAATCTCCATATTCATACTCAGATTCATCTTCAACTCCAGTTTCAAGAACCCTGTCTCTTCCAACTCCTTTGGTTCATCATCCTGCTATGTGCAAAGGTGACACACATCATTTGGTTTCTCTTACCTCTACTACTTATGGTTCCCTTGTGTTGATTGACCCCCAAAttccaaaccctaaccctaaccctaatttCCATGGTGGAAATTTCAAGAATCCTACTACCCAAATGACAAAATCCCTAAATGGGACTGAACCACAAGACCCGTTATCTCCTGATTCAGTAATCAACACTTGGGAGCTCATGGAAGGACTTGATGAGTTTGATTTCCATATGGTGCAGTCCAAGATTGAGTCCCCTAGAAAGGTTAAGTCTAAGAGTCTTGATATCCATAGTGAATTGGACACAAGTGAGTTGGAAAAAACCTATGAGTTTGTTGAGCACTCGGATTCGAAGCCGCTATGGAAGCATTTGTCTGAGGAACAATTGCTTGCTAAAATGGATCCTAATGTAGCTTCAAGCTATAGACAGGCATTGTCTTCCAAAAGATTTGTGTACAAAGAATCAGAAGATTGTCCAAAGCCTGAAATTGTTAGTTCGATAGAGTTAAAGTCGAGTAACACAAGTTTGTTGGCTGAAAATGATTTCCATTTAAAGGGTAAGGAGGATAAAATACAGCCTGAAATTGCTAATGCGATCGAGTTAGAGTCAAGTAATGCAAGTTTATTGAGCTCATTGTTGCCCAATAATGATGTCCATTTAAAGGGTACAGAGGATAAGATTGTTCTGTATTTTACTAGTTTAAGAGGAATCAGGAAGACTTATGAAGAATGCTGCACAGTGCGAACGATCTTTAGAGGTTTTCGGGTGTGTGTGGATGAAAGAGATGTATCTATGGATTCATCATATAGGAAAGAGTTGCAAAGCGTTTTGGATGGAAAAGTGATTAGCTTGCCTCAGGTGTTTATTGGAGGAAAGTACATTGGTGGTGCAGAAGAGATTAAGCAACTTCATGAGGCTGGAGAACTGGCTGAACTCGTGGAAGGCTTTGCAGTAAAGCATTCTGGTTTTGTTTGTGGAAGCTGTGGCGATGCAAGGTTCGTACCCTGCCCAAATTGCAATGGAAGTCGAAAAGTATTTGAAGAGGAGGAAGGGAAGTTGAGGAGGTGCCCCAGTTGCAACGAAAATGGACTGATTCGATGCACTGGCTGTTGCCCGTGA